Proteins found in one Chrysiogenes arsenatis DSM 11915 genomic segment:
- a CDS encoding AAA family ATPase, which produces MKIESIRLKNFKAFRDVHLKDIPAFLVVVGANGTGKSTLFDIFGFLHDCLKGNVRQALDKRGRFVEVLSRGCNPQSDTILIEIQYRMVIAKKKRLVTYSLEIGEQSGSPVVLKEILRYKRGQYGSPFHFLNFENGEGFAITNEEDFSKADEELERETQKVAPETLAIKGLGQFERFKAANAFRRLIENWHVSDFHISAARGRKDAAGETEHLSQTGDNLPLVARYLHEEHSAIFDRILAIMAKRVPGIASVEPKLMDDGYLTLKFQDGSFKTPFLDRYVSDGTIKMFAYLVLLYDPKPHPLLCVEEPENQLYPQLMSELAEEFRSYANRGGQVFVTTHSPDFLNALEIEEVCWLVKVDGCTHIHRAKDNNQIAAYIAEGDQLGYLWKQGFFDGVDPL; this is translated from the coding sequence ATGAAAATCGAATCCATCCGCTTGAAAAATTTCAAGGCATTCCGCGACGTACACTTAAAAGATATTCCAGCTTTTCTTGTGGTTGTGGGTGCGAACGGTACAGGTAAGTCGACTCTGTTTGACATTTTCGGCTTTTTACATGACTGTCTGAAAGGAAATGTTCGCCAGGCACTCGATAAGCGTGGACGTTTTGTCGAAGTATTAAGTCGTGGCTGCAATCCGCAATCAGATACTATCCTTATCGAAATTCAGTATCGCATGGTAATAGCCAAAAAGAAACGACTCGTGACGTACTCGCTGGAAATCGGTGAGCAGAGCGGTTCCCCTGTAGTGCTGAAAGAAATATTGCGTTACAAACGCGGTCAATATGGGAGTCCTTTTCATTTCCTTAACTTTGAAAATGGTGAAGGATTTGCGATTACGAATGAAGAAGACTTCAGTAAAGCCGATGAGGAGCTTGAGCGCGAAACGCAAAAAGTTGCGCCTGAAACACTCGCAATCAAAGGGCTGGGACAATTCGAGCGCTTTAAGGCAGCGAATGCCTTTCGCCGCCTCATTGAAAATTGGCATGTGTCAGACTTTCATATTAGCGCGGCACGCGGCCGTAAAGATGCCGCAGGCGAAACGGAGCACCTCTCGCAAACTGGTGACAATTTGCCATTGGTGGCGCGCTATCTGCACGAGGAACACTCAGCTATTTTCGATCGTATTCTCGCTATCATGGCGAAACGTGTTCCCGGCATCGCGTCGGTTGAGCCGAAGCTCATGGATGATGGGTATCTCACGCTAAAGTTTCAGGATGGTTCATTTAAAACCCCTTTTCTTGATCGCTATGTGTCGGATGGTACCATCAAGATGTTTGCCTATCTTGTGCTGCTTTACGATCCCAAGCCTCACCCTCTGCTCTGTGTAGAGGAGCCGGAAAACCAGCTCTACCCACAGTTAATGTCAGAACTTGCTGAAGAGTTTCGGAGTTATGCCAACCGTGGAGGTCAGGTCTTTGTCACCACCCACTCCCCTGATTTCCTCAATGCACTAGAAATAGAAGAAGTGTGCTGGCTCGTAAAGGTGGACGGTTGCACACATATCCACCGAGCCAAAGATAACAATCAGATCGCCGCGTATATTGCCGAAGGTGATCAACTCGGGTATTTATGGAAACAAGGTTTCTTTGATGGGGTCGACCCTCTATGA
- a CDS encoding sigma-70 family RNA polymerase sigma factor, whose protein sequence is MFTSPFPDHHFALLMHHAQQGCQTHYHQLLTEIAPYLRSYFATRVPEGEGEDLVQETLLAIHRSSHTFNTERSFKNWMFAIASYKLADFLRDHYRHERRQVNLDEAAAVAIPSDEMLFDDREQLIKILATLPEKQRTILQMLKLEGHSTREVARALGMSETAVKTAAHRALQELAHTAIKEEKYHAHR, encoded by the coding sequence GTGTTTACATCTCCTTTTCCCGATCACCATTTCGCATTGCTGATGCACCATGCACAACAGGGCTGTCAAACGCACTATCACCAACTCCTCACAGAAATAGCACCTTATCTGCGCAGCTATTTTGCCACGCGCGTGCCAGAGGGTGAAGGGGAAGATTTGGTGCAGGAAACCCTGCTGGCTATCCACCGCTCCAGCCACACGTTCAATACTGAACGGTCGTTTAAAAACTGGATGTTCGCCATCGCCAGCTACAAGTTGGCCGACTTCCTGCGCGACCATTACCGGCACGAGCGACGACAGGTTAATCTCGACGAAGCCGCAGCAGTGGCAATCCCTTCCGACGAAATGCTTTTTGATGACCGCGAACAACTCATAAAAATTCTTGCAACTTTACCCGAAAAACAACGAACCATTCTACAGATGCTAAAACTCGAAGGGCATTCCACGCGCGAAGTCGCGCGCGCACTCGGAATGAGCGAAACAGCAGTGAAAACCGCCGCACACCGAGCCTTACAAGAAC
- a CDS encoding DUF4276 family protein, which translates to MKELVFLLEEPSAKALLESLLPRLLNADAGIKFRCIPFEGKQDLEKQLVRKIRAYQNSQARFVVLRDLDSHPDCTAVKGRLLELCRETGKADKCLVRIACRELESFYLADLHAVEQALQLRGLAKWQQTQKYREPDQLGSPSRELKALTKQRYEKVAGSRAIGQHLRVENERSPSFRNLVAAIRRLEDELTQDALK; encoded by the coding sequence ATGAAAGAGTTAGTGTTCCTGCTCGAAGAGCCCTCTGCTAAAGCCCTGCTAGAATCGCTGTTGCCGCGCTTACTGAATGCTGATGCCGGCATTAAGTTCCGTTGCATCCCCTTTGAAGGTAAGCAAGATTTGGAAAAGCAGTTGGTACGCAAAATTCGGGCGTACCAGAATAGTCAGGCTCGATTTGTCGTTCTACGCGACTTAGATAGTCACCCCGACTGCACTGCGGTCAAAGGAAGATTACTTGAACTCTGTCGTGAGACGGGTAAGGCCGATAAATGCCTTGTTCGTATTGCGTGTCGGGAATTGGAATCATTTTACCTTGCAGATTTGCACGCTGTCGAGCAGGCACTCCAGCTTCGCGGGCTGGCAAAGTGGCAGCAGACCCAAAAGTATCGCGAGCCGGATCAGCTCGGGAGTCCAAGTAGAGAGCTGAAAGCGTTGACAAAACAGCGCTATGAAAAAGTTGCCGGTTCGAGAGCTATTGGCCAGCACCTGAGAGTAGAGAACGAACGTTCACCCAGTTTTCGTAATTTGGTCGCCGCAATCCGGCGTCTGGAAGATGAACTCACTCAGGACGCTCTAAAGTGA